From a region of the Cololabis saira isolate AMF1-May2022 chromosome 8, fColSai1.1, whole genome shotgun sequence genome:
- the romo1 gene encoding reactive oxygen species modulator 1 has protein sequence MPVAVGPYGQTQPSCFDRVKMGFMMGFAVGMAAGAMFGTFSCLRIGMRGRELMGGVGKTMMQSGGTFGTFMSIGMGIRC, from the exons ATGCCGGTAGCTGTAGGTCCGTACGGCCAGACCCAGCCAAGCTGCTTCGATCGGGTCAAGATGGGCTTCATGATGGGGTTCGCTGTAGGAATGGCTGCTGGGGCAATGTTCGGCACCTTCTCCTGTCTCAG GATCGGGATGCGTGGCCGGGAGCTAATGGGAGGAGTCGGCAAGACCATGATGCAGAGCGGCGGGACCTTCGGCACCTTCATGTCCATCGGTATGGGCATCCGCTGCTGA